The following coding sequences lie in one Sandaracinaceae bacterium genomic window:
- a CDS encoding arginyltransferase, whose product MWAMDPLHTLPRLLDRVPAEVLVHSEPEPCPYIEGQVALMPLRLPIRRLQPGELDQRLEQGDRRHGALLYRPTCAECHACEAIRLDVSAFKLRPHHKRVLRNGDKVLRVELGPPLSDRERVQLFERHKRLRGLESPSARPITMLSYQRFLVDRLCGSFEMRYYHEGRLVGVAVTDKGEKALSAVYCYYDPELPKLSLGTYSILKQLELAKRWGMRHLYLGLYIEANEHMAYKARFLPHDRLVRGEWRKFEREPAD is encoded by the coding sequence ATGTGGGCGATGGATCCCTTGCACACCCTGCCCCGCCTGCTGGACCGCGTCCCAGCAGAGGTCTTGGTGCACTCGGAACCCGAGCCCTGTCCGTACATCGAAGGGCAGGTGGCGCTGATGCCGCTGCGCCTGCCCATTCGGCGCCTGCAGCCCGGCGAGCTGGACCAGCGCCTCGAGCAGGGCGACCGGCGTCACGGCGCGCTGCTCTACCGGCCCACCTGCGCGGAGTGCCACGCTTGCGAGGCCATTCGCCTGGACGTGAGCGCGTTCAAGCTGCGGCCGCATCACAAGCGCGTGCTGCGCAACGGCGACAAGGTGCTGCGCGTGGAGCTGGGGCCGCCGCTGTCGGACCGCGAGCGCGTGCAGCTGTTCGAGCGCCACAAGCGCCTGCGCGGGCTCGAGAGCCCGAGCGCGCGGCCCATCACCATGCTGTCGTACCAGCGCTTCCTGGTGGACCGGCTCTGTGGCTCGTTCGAGATGCGCTACTACCACGAGGGCCGGCTGGTGGGCGTGGCCGTCACCGACAAGGGCGAGAAGGCGCTGTCGGCGGTGTATTGCTACTACGACCCGGAGCTGCCGAAGCTGAGCCTGGGCACCTATTCCATCCTCAAGCAGCTGGAGCTGGCCAAGCGCTGGGGCATGCGGCACCTCTACCTGGGGCTCTACATCGAGGCCAACGAGCACATGGCCTACAAGGCGCGCTTCCTGCCGCACGACCGGCTGGTGCGCGGCGAGTGGCGCAAGTTCGAGCGCGAGCCGGCGGATTGA
- a CDS encoding STAS/SEC14 domain-containing protein, producing MSSISLIQSEWPLVVARWPSDGELSDIDAYFDLYPALIRRARLEGPIVFITDLRKMTMSATNATKRKRVADRSAETLSALRPLIRREAVLASSSWAKASLTAVFMFSKPEWPLRVFTDEGEARAWLAEAEAAVQLTPPVGTGVSFSR from the coding sequence GTGAGCTCCATCTCCCTCATCCAGTCCGAGTGGCCCTTGGTCGTGGCGCGCTGGCCCTCCGACGGAGAGCTGTCCGACATCGACGCGTACTTCGACCTCTACCCGGCGCTCATCCGCCGCGCCCGGCTCGAGGGACCCATCGTGTTCATCACGGACCTGCGCAAGATGACGATGTCGGCCACCAACGCCACCAAGCGCAAGCGCGTGGCCGACCGCTCGGCCGAGACGCTGAGCGCACTGCGGCCCCTGATCCGCCGCGAGGCCGTGCTGGCGTCGTCGAGCTGGGCGAAGGCGAGCCTCACGGCGGTGTTCATGTTCTCGAAGCCGGAGTGGCCGCTGCGGGTGTTCACCGACGAGGGCGAAGCGCGCGCATGGCTGGCCGAGGCCGAGGCCGCGGTGCAGCTCACTCCGCCGGTGGGGACTGGGGTGTCGTTCTCCCGCTAG
- a CDS encoding nucleotidyl transferase AbiEii/AbiGii toxin family protein, whose amino-acid sequence MLGVVATVGGWTLTGGGALAGVYLGHRVTDDLDLFLYGPRSFDQQPRVFEDALVADGLTVTALQRTPGFVRLAVDDEQERLIVDLVAEPVPRVDQPVEVRPGLWVDSAYEILVNKLGTLLSRSELRDLEDARVLVASGLDLGRALEDVPRKDGGFSPMTLAWVLQRLDLSRATVLGFDPAELQRFRQQLVARLTSK is encoded by the coding sequence GTGCTGGGCGTGGTCGCCACCGTCGGCGGCTGGACGCTCACGGGTGGTGGCGCGCTCGCGGGGGTGTATCTGGGCCACCGCGTCACGGACGATCTCGACCTCTTCCTCTATGGCCCCCGCAGCTTCGACCAACAGCCAAGGGTGTTCGAAGATGCGCTGGTCGCAGATGGACTCACCGTGACGGCACTCCAGCGCACGCCCGGATTCGTGCGGCTCGCTGTCGACGACGAGCAGGAGCGCCTGATCGTGGATCTCGTCGCCGAGCCCGTCCCGAGGGTGGATCAACCCGTCGAAGTGCGGCCCGGTCTCTGGGTCGACTCGGCGTACGAGATCTTGGTGAACAAGCTCGGCACCCTGTTGTCGCGGTCAGAGCTGCGTGATCTCGAAGACGCCCGCGTGCTGGTCGCCAGCGGGCTCGACCTAGGACGGGCTCTCGAAGATGTGCCGCGGAAGGACGGTGGCTTCTCTCCGATGACCCTCGCATGGGTACTTCAGCGGTTGGACCTATCCCGCGCCACGGTGCTGGGGTTCGATCCCGCCGAGCTACAGCGGTTCCGCCAGCAGCTCGTCGCGCGGCTGACGAGCAAGTAG
- a CDS encoding sel1 repeat family protein, with protein sequence MKAFYQKTIEDLEADAAGGEARALVRLADALRSGLRGATVDPARALQLELQAAELGHAGAACSVGDYYFRGRGVPQDRAEARRWYTRAAELGNVDAMANLLDGLKGDDPAARAESQGWLVKAALLGQPHAVHLATGGLAGSLREFAAQSLEQIAQQAAEQPDELTGTFEVEADAAQLNTLLGETLARLEATWPDLTVSAEVDGDPVDVPGPTPHEALDGDDLELTIYAPLRHVQINFYRKKTRWELVFASFEPHPAPAEREAIFTALRDAAAELALGLQQTGA encoded by the coding sequence GTGAAGGCGTTCTACCAGAAGACCATCGAGGACTTGGAGGCTGACGCCGCGGGGGGTGAAGCGCGGGCGCTGGTGCGCCTGGCCGACGCGCTGCGTTCGGGCCTCCGCGGCGCCACGGTGGACCCGGCGCGAGCGCTGCAGCTCGAACTGCAGGCCGCGGAGCTGGGCCACGCAGGCGCGGCGTGTAGCGTGGGGGACTACTACTTTCGCGGCCGTGGGGTGCCGCAAGACCGCGCGGAGGCGCGGCGCTGGTACACGCGCGCGGCCGAGCTGGGCAACGTGGACGCCATGGCCAACCTGCTGGACGGGCTGAAGGGCGACGACCCGGCGGCGCGCGCCGAGTCGCAGGGTTGGCTGGTGAAGGCGGCGCTCCTGGGGCAGCCGCATGCGGTGCACTTGGCCACGGGTGGGCTTGCCGGCTCGCTGCGCGAGTTCGCGGCGCAGTCGCTCGAGCAGATCGCCCAGCAGGCGGCCGAGCAGCCCGACGAGCTGACCGGCACCTTCGAGGTGGAGGCCGATGCGGCACAGCTGAACACGCTCTTGGGCGAGACGCTGGCGCGGCTCGAGGCCACCTGGCCCGACCTGACGGTCTCGGCCGAGGTGGACGGCGACCCCGTGGACGTCCCCGGCCCCACGCCCCACGAGGCGCTCGACGGCGACGACCTCGAGCTCACGATCTACGCGCCGCTGCGCCACGTGCAGATCAACTTCTACCGCAAGAAGACGCGCTGGGAGCTGGTGTTCGCGTCGTTCGAGCCGCACCCCGCGCCTGCCGAGCGCGAGGCCATCTTCACGGCGCTGCGCGACGCGGCCGCCGAGCTCGCCCTGGGCCTGCAGCAGACCGGCGCTTAG